GCATGGCTGCCATGCCAACTGGTCTTGCGAAAGCGGGACCTGCGGAACCTGCCGAACAGGTCTGCTCGAGGGCCAGGCCGATCATCGGGACATGGTGCTGCTTCCGGAAGAGATGGAAAGTCAGATCATGATCTGTGTTTCGCGCGCCAAGAGCGAACGCTTGGTGATCGACCTGTGAGCCGCGCGCGTTCGATACGGCTGGGTGTGGTGGGCCTCGGTCGCGCGTTCACTCTCATGCTGCCAACGTTCCAGGGCGACGACCGTGTCGAATTGGTTGCCGCCTGCGATCCTCGGCCAAGCGCGCGCGAGCAGTTCGCTCGGGATTTCTCCGCTGCTGTTTACGACAGTGTCGAGGCGCTGGCCGCCGATCCCAACGTAGAGGCGATCTACATCGCGAGTCCTCATCAGTTCCACTCGGAGCACACGCGCGTTGCTGCGCGCCATGGCAAGCATGTGTTGCTGGAGAAGCCAATGGCACTGTCGCTGAAAGAATGTGACGCAATGATCCAGGACTGCAAGGATGCGGGCGTCTTCCTGATCGTTGGACATTGCCACAGCTTCGATGCGCCATACCTGCGCGCCAGAGCAATCATCCGAAGTGGCGCGGTCGGGACGGTCCGCATGATTCAAGCACTCAACTACACGGATTTCCTGTATCGCCCGCGACGCCCGGAGGAACTGGACACGTCTGCCGGCGGAGGGGTGGTGTACAGCCAGGCGGCGCATCAGGTGGACGTGGTTCGACTGCTCGCGGGTGCGGCGGTGACCCGCGTGCGAGCTGTTGCCGGCGCGTGGGATCCGGAACGCCGGACGGAGGGGGCCTACTCCGCGCTCCTGTGGTTCGGCAACGGCGCCTTCGCCTCACTCAATTACAGCGGCTACGGCCATTTCGACTCCGACGAATGGAATGGCTGGGTCGGTGAGATGGGAGAGGCCAAGGACCCGGCGGCCTACGGTGCTGCGCGCCGTCGGCTCAAGCAGGTGAGGAGTGCAGAAGAAGAGTCGAGCTTGAAGAAGGACTCTACCTATGGTGGGCCGTCCTACAGGCCACCGGCTGTTGCGAGTAGCGCGCGCTATCAGCACTTCGGGCCGGTGGTGGTCTCCTGCGACGCGGCGGACCTGCGGCCCGTTCCCGATGGTGTTTGGGTGTATGGCAATGAGGAAAAGACGCATCTCGGACTGCCGGAGCCCGCGGTGCCGCGCTCCGAAGTGATTGACGAACTGCATGCGGCGCTGCGCCAGGGCGAGGCACCGCTGCACGACGGCTCTTGGGCGCGCGAGACTTTGATGGTATGCCTGGCAATACTGCAATCCGCGAGTGAGAACCGCGATGTCAAAGTAAGTACCGAATGAGATTCAACGAGAACGAGTCCCTTGAGGCCGCGCGTTCGCGGAACATCCGAGACGCCTTGATGGAGGACATCGGGCTAGGCGACTGGAGCGCACAGTTGGTTTCCTCCGAACGCAAGGCTCGGGCGCGCGTCGTGGCCAAGGAGGAGGCAGTGCTGTGTGGCCAGGCCTGGTTCGAGGGCTGCATCCGGTTCCTCGACACGGTCGCTTCGATCAAATGGGAAGCACACGATGGCGACAACGTAGCTGCTGGCACCTTGCTCTGCACCATCGATGCAAACGCGCGAGCACTATTGAGCGCGGAACGGTCCGCGCTCAATTTCCTGCAGATGCTCTCCGGCGTTGCGACGCAGACACGCCGGTTCGTGGATGCAGTGGCAACAGCATCGCCCAATCCGCGCGGTTGCCTGGTGCTGGATACCCGCAAGACACTACCCGGCCTTCGCCAGGCGCAGAAATACGCCGTCCGTGCGGGTGGAGGCTCCAATCACCGCATGGCATTGTGGGGCGGCATCCTGATCAAGGAGAACCATATCGAGACTGCGGGCAGCATCTCGGCTGCGCTGGATCTTGCCCGTGGCTTGAACGCGAGCGTGGACATTCAGATCGAAGTCGAAAGTCTCGACGAACTGTGCGCGGCTTTGCGTCACGGTGCCACGAATGTGCTTTTGGACGACTTCACTCTGGACGACGTTCGCGAAGCCGTCTCCATCACCGCAGGCCGTGCCGTACTTGAGGTATCCGGGGGTGTTGACCTTCAGCGCATACGGGATATCGCGGCAACCGGTGTCGACCGTATTTCCGTCGGCAAACTCACCAAGGATGTGCGCGCGATCGATCTGTCGATGCGAGTGATTTCCTGATCGGACTCACTCATCCGATTGGTCGAGTGCTTCGTCGCGCGCGAGGTTGTCTAGCATCACAAGCAAACATCGGCGCGTGGTTTCGACATCGCTCGCCTTCAGTCCGCGCACCGCGAGCGCATTGACCTCTTCGGCCAGGGGCACGAGCTTCTTCTTGAGCGCTTTGCCCTTGGTGGTGAGATGCACGTAGATGTTCTTGCGATTCTCCGGCAGGCGCTCACGAGTGATGTATCCCAACTCTTCCATGGCACGCAATGCCACAACGGTAGTCGGTTCCATCAGTCCAGCTTCCTTGCTTAGTTCGCGCTGGGTGATCCCATCGCGTTCCCACAAGATCCGCAAGAAGGTCCATTGACCCAGGGGAACACCGTGCTCACGGAGCCTGACCTGCAGCGATCGCAGGAAACTCCGGGTCGCATCCTTGACCAGGTGCGCCATCCGGTCGTTTGGCACTGCCTCATGCCAGTGCTTGAGAATACTGTTCGATATCTCGGTTTCGCGCGCGGCTCTCGTCGTTGGCATCGGCATATTGTGCCCTAGCGTCGAGGCCATCGCCCCAAGTCAAACTGGCTACGGTTGTTCCATTGCCCAGTTCATTGACACGAAATCGGCCGCGAAGCGGCCCAGTCTTCCACGCGCATGGATGGATTGCGCTCAAGCGATTCTGGTGCGAGGGCGACGCCCAACGTCGCGCGCAGGATGCCTCCGTCCAAGCTGCTGGCCCGCTGCCGTTCAGCTGACACTGCCCTCCTCTCTTGTATCGCGTCCTTGGGCCAATTCCTTCAACGCCACTCCGACGTCAGCCAAATGGTCGAGGGAAGGCGTGGCGCGTCCCGTCACCAAGGCGCGCCCCTGAACAAAGTCCTTGGTCGAATTGACGCAATCGATCGCGATCACACGACCCGCTTTCAGATAAGCAACCGAAAAACTGCGGGTCGCGGGATCGCCGCGAACGACAGCATGATCATGCCCGGTCGAAATCCCCACCGTCTGCAGTCTCAGGTCGTATTGGTTCGACCAGAACCACGGGGCAGCGCGATAGGGCTGCGCGTCGCCGCTGATCGCCTTTGCAACCGTGGTTGCCATGTCGTTCGCGTTCTGGACGGACTCGAGACGGACCGGTGACCCGTCGGCGAACTCATTCGCGTGGAGCGCGCAGTCGCCGATCGCGTAGACATTCGGCAAGGTCGTCTCGCAGAAGTTATTGACAGCCACTCCATTGGAACCACTCGCCCCAGCCGCGAGAAGGGGGGCGACTGCTGGGACGATGCCGATGCCGATGATCACCATGTCAGCCGGCACTACAGGGCCCTCCGCAAGGCGCACACCCGTTGCCTTTCCAGCGATTCCCTCGATGCACTCCACTCTCGCACCGAGCCGCACGTCGACACCGTGGGAGCGATGCTCGGCCTCGTAGAAGCGGGACAGTTGCTCGCCGGCAACGCGGGCCAGCACCCTGTCCACGGCCTCGAGCACAGTCACTGATTTGCCGAGCTTGGTCAGCACTGCCGCCATCTCGAGCCCGACGTAACCCCCTCCGATCACTGCGACGTGCCGGGTCGAAGGCAATTGTTCCAGGATCCTGTCGATGTCGGCGCGCGTGCGCACGTACAGGACGCCCCCCAGCCGACTTCCCTCGCAGTTGATGCGACGTGGCTCGCCGCCCGTGGCCCATACCAGTTTGCGATATCCGATCAGGCAGCCGTCCGAGAGCGCTATGTGCTTCGCGTCCGCATCGACGGATACCGCACGACGTCCGAGCAGCAAATCGATGTTTCGCTCATTCCAGAATTTCTCGGGCCTGATCAGAATGCGTTCGAAGTTCTTGTCGCCCGACAGATAGTCCTTGGAGAGCGGCGGTCGTTCATATGGCGGGTCCATTTCATCACCCACCATTCCGATCGACCCCTGATACTTGAACTGACGCAGTGCAGAGGCAACTTGTGCTCCCGCTTGTCCAGCGCCTACGACCAATACGTCATACTCATTTTTCATGGAAGGTCCGATCAATCCTCGG
This is a stretch of genomic DNA from Variovorax paradoxus. It encodes these proteins:
- a CDS encoding Gfo/Idh/MocA family protein; protein product: MSRARSIRLGVVGLGRAFTLMLPTFQGDDRVELVAACDPRPSAREQFARDFSAAVYDSVEALAADPNVEAIYIASPHQFHSEHTRVAARHGKHVLLEKPMALSLKECDAMIQDCKDAGVFLIVGHCHSFDAPYLRARAIIRSGAVGTVRMIQALNYTDFLYRPRRPEELDTSAGGGVVYSQAAHQVDVVRLLAGAAVTRVRAVAGAWDPERRTEGAYSALLWFGNGAFASLNYSGYGHFDSDEWNGWVGEMGEAKDPAAYGAARRRLKQVRSAEEESSLKKDSTYGGPSYRPPAVASSARYQHFGPVVVSCDAADLRPVPDGVWVYGNEEKTHLGLPEPAVPRSEVIDELHAALRQGEAPLHDGSWARETLMVCLAILQSASENRDVKVSTE
- the nadC gene encoding carboxylating nicotinate-nucleotide diphosphorylase gives rise to the protein MRFNENESLEAARSRNIRDALMEDIGLGDWSAQLVSSERKARARVVAKEEAVLCGQAWFEGCIRFLDTVASIKWEAHDGDNVAAGTLLCTIDANARALLSAERSALNFLQMLSGVATQTRRFVDAVATASPNPRGCLVLDTRKTLPGLRQAQKYAVRAGGGSNHRMALWGGILIKENHIETAGSISAALDLARGLNASVDIQIEVESLDELCAALRHGATNVLLDDFTLDDVREAVSITAGRAVLEVSGGVDLQRIRDIAATGVDRISVGKLTKDVRAIDLSMRVIS
- a CDS encoding MarR family winged helix-turn-helix transcriptional regulator produces the protein MPTTRAARETEISNSILKHWHEAVPNDRMAHLVKDATRSFLRSLQVRLREHGVPLGQWTFLRILWERDGITQRELSKEAGLMEPTTVVALRAMEELGYITRERLPENRKNIYVHLTTKGKALKKKLVPLAEEVNALAVRGLKASDVETTRRCLLVMLDNLARDEALDQSDE
- a CDS encoding NAD(P)/FAD-dependent oxidoreductase translates to MKNEYDVLVVGAGQAGAQVASALRQFKYQGSIGMVGDEMDPPYERPPLSKDYLSGDKNFERILIRPEKFWNERNIDLLLGRRAVSVDADAKHIALSDGCLIGYRKLVWATGGEPRRINCEGSRLGGVLYVRTRADIDRILEQLPSTRHVAVIGGGYVGLEMAAVLTKLGKSVTVLEAVDRVLARVAGEQLSRFYEAEHRSHGVDVRLGARVECIEGIAGKATGVRLAEGPVVPADMVIIGIGIVPAVAPLLAAGASGSNGVAVNNFCETTLPNVYAIGDCALHANEFADGSPVRLESVQNANDMATTVAKAISGDAQPYRAAPWFWSNQYDLRLQTVGISTGHDHAVVRGDPATRSFSVAYLKAGRVIAIDCVNSTKDFVQGRALVTGRATPSLDHLADVGVALKELAQGRDTREEGSVS